TTTCAAAAGGGCATAGGCTGGGGAGTTGGTTGCTTCCTGGTGGCTGGAGCGTACAATCAAATAAATCCTAACATAGAGGATAACAATAGCAAGTAGTATGAGGCTAAAAATAGTCACAACAAAGAGGATGTATTTCTTTGAGTAGAGTGGCAGAACAGCCGAGCATTCGGGGCGGTCGTTGATGCAGTTCCAGCCGATGATTGGAAGTCCTCCGAGCAGGATCGAGGTGACCCAACAAGCTCCTATTAAAAGGAACATGCGGCAAGTTTTGGTGGAGCCATACACCTTGACCTTGGTGATGGCAGTGTATCGCTCTATCGCTATTGCTAGCAAGCTGAGGACTGAAGCTGCCAGAGCAATAAACGCAGTTCCCTCCCGAATGAACCACTGCACAGGCACCAGCTCAAAGGTTGTCGACCCTGACAGAAAAATGTTGGCTATATAGGCCGAACCTGCCAGCAGGTCAGAGAAAGCCAGATTgccaataaagaaaaacatggcaGAGTGGAACTTCTTATTGCGGCAGACTGCAATCAGGACCAGCAGATTCTCCAGGATGATGATGGTGCAGAGGACTATGAAAACAGTGTTGAGGGTTGTGAACTGTGtgacttttcttttattgtCAATATATTTTTCCAGCTCTTGTGGGGTCATATTCTTCGCATAGGCATAGTAGTAGTGGATGAGACTCCGATTGTAGTACTGGGAATATTTGCTCTTCATGGTGACAGGGTGGCAGAGCACAGCGGCTTTACGGCAAAGATTCATTCACACAGTGGAGATGTGCAGGATGTCGACGTTGTTAATCATTGCCTTTAAGAAAAAGGACAGGAAGAGGGTCCAGGCTGGGAGGGAGGCTGCCTGTCCCACAGTCACGTCTACTGAGCTCAATGTGGgtcacctgcagacacagaaaggAAGGGTCATGGTTACTGACAAGGTACATTACTTTAAAATAGACCCTAAAAAGCAATCAAAAGTAACCAGGCAAGTTGTTAGACAAACAATCACATGACAAAATTTGGATAGAGATGAGCCGATTGTGAAAATCAAGGCCGATACCAATCTTAAAAACACCcacttctctgaatcagtagttaggtgTACTAGTTGCCAGACTTAAATTAATGTGACAAAACAGATAAACATCGGCTGCTGACATCGGCTGATGCCACATTATTTGACAATGAGCCAGTGTCTGTAAAGAGGGCAGATACCGACGTTAAACTGATGCATCGGTGAATCCCTGAAATCGGACATAGTGAGTTCAAAGAATTTACACCCACATTAGCAGAAGTTACAGCCTGTTGCAATCTAAATGGAAGGAGTTAATCTGTTGGCTCACAGGGGAGTTTACAATGTGGTAAAGGAGGGGGACCTGAGCGAGCAACAATCATCTTCAGGTAGAAGAATAAGTTCTCTGTTAGGCCGTGTGTCTGTGCTTACACAATGCACTGCAGTCTGAAGGGGACATTCCACTAACCCTGTCCAAGCACACTGTTGTCAACACACAGCATTGTTGTGGGGAGCGAACCATTCCACTCCACTGAGTTACCTCTTGAAACTTCAGCATAGCATGTGGATCAGCCAGACTTCTTCATCCTGACCCTGCCCCCTCTGACCATTTGACAAACAGCATATTAAACAGATACCCGGCGACTGTGGAAGCTTCCCGTACTTCAGAAAAAGCTTTTTATGACTTGAAGGTGATGCaacaaatgtagaaaaataaacaacacccTAAGTTTACCCTTACTGCATGTGTGATAGTGAGGCCCTGTTAGAATATACACGATGACATTATGGTACTTTAGGGGCATATGTTGTAAAAACCAATGTATCCAATGACATAATCCATAAAATATAGTACTAGTGTGAAACCGTTGCAGAAAAACTTTAGAATAATAAGGTGTAAGGTTTTAAAATGACGCAATAAAAAACCTATAAGAATCACTAATGTGGCTTCAAATTACTGAGAGGATCCTTTTCATGGAGAAACCTATAAACAAACCGAAACCAAATAAATGGGCTGCAGCAAAGgagcagaaaacaaaggaaagtTGGAGGCTCTGGAAATCTAATTAGAGGCGGTGCTGGTGTCTTAAACCTGTCAAAAGTAACAGGATCCCTCTGCAGGCCAGCTCCAGAGGTAATTGAACACTGATGCTTCAACTGCTTGTCGTTGCAGCCGCCCTGAACAAGAAACCTTTAGTGGAAACTGGGGCTGAAGCTCTTCTCTGTTCTGCTGAGCTTTGACTCAAAACACGGGAGACTAAAAGATGGAGAGGGAATAGAGACaaaggcagacagagagcaTGCATGTGGAACGGCATCTGGACACAAAGAAAGGAATCTGAAACTACACCGTGACGTCCACACTTCCCCAAATGAATCAATGTGACGTGTTGCACGGCAAAAAACGTAACTTTGCATGTGCATCGATTTCTCGCTTCACACCCACGGACAATTGTGCTAGCAATAGAGTGATGAAACAATCCCTTGCATACAAGCAGCGTCGGCACAAAGCTCTTATTGGCTGCCAGCGACAACCAGCACACTGTTTCCTCATGCAGGAACAAAGAACAATAGTGTCCTTCAATTTGGAGAGCATTGCCCTTCAGCCTTAATAATGGGACAGCACACTTCCATTTGGCTACAGAGACTGTATCAtagcaaaaatgtatttacagttGAGCACTCTCTTATCAGAACCTCTGCCACAGGACAGCTAGCCCCCAACCCTGCTAATCTTTTTTAGCTCCATTAATGGACACAAATGGGAGACTTGAGGCTGAGCACATGTGCCAGCTGCATCAGAGTAATtgcattacattacattattgCATTCTATAATGATGTTATTATTGGAAAAAAAGCTGATACTGCGCAGCTCTGTATCTCCACATCCTGCAGTCTGCTATAAGAAAAATGCACTAGTTTTGTTTTGCCTCAGTGTGGTTTTCTATTCAGCTTTGCTGGGTTTTCTCACAGTTCTCCCACGAATTGTGTGCTCTCGAGGTCCTCCTGTCACCTGCAGTCCTTGTCGTCTGTCATCAAGGGATTTCACTGTGTGTGGGAAACCTGACGGGCTGGTTTGCCTACAGCACCGTCTCGCCGCAGCCCTGCCCTGCACCTCCACCTGCCGCCGTGTGCCATTCAGAGCTTTCCACAGTGATTGGTCAACAGTAGACTTCCTGCTTTGAAACCCCTCCTTTCCAACAAATTGTAAAAGTTGTGCCCTGCATTTGACCC
This Labrus bergylta chromosome 16, fLabBer1.1, whole genome shotgun sequence DNA region includes the following protein-coding sequences:
- the s1pr2 gene encoding sphingosine 1-phosphate receptor 2, whose product is MNLCRKAAVLCHPVTMKSKYSQYYNRSLIHYYYAYAKNMTPQELEKYIDNKRKVTQFTTLNTVFIVLCTIIILENLLVLIAVCRNKKFHSAMFFFIGNLAFSDLLAGSAYIANIFLSGSTTFELVPVQWFIREGTAFIALAASVLSLLAIAIERYTAITKVKVYGSTKTCRMFLLIGACWVTSILLGGLPIIGWNCINDRPECSAVLPLYSKKYILFVVTIFSLILLAIVILYVRIYLIVRSSHQEATNSPAYALLKTVTIVLGVFIMCWLPAFTILLLDSSCNIQFCPILSKAEIFFGFATLNSALNPVIYTLRSKDMRKEFLRVLCCWGVLQSGRPSDRCLVPLKSSSSLEHCTNKHEHQTIPIMQDCTTCV